The window ATTGAAATGTCTACGCCAATTCATAAAAGAAGGTCGTGGGCTCCATATGACATTCGAGTGCTGCCAGCTGTCATTAGAAGAACGAAGTAGAAAGGCTCCATCCAACACGATGAAAGTGTAGTTAAGATCTATCAATATTTGGGACtgcaaaaagaagaagttattagtaaatttaaaaatgtgaTCGACTTTAAGACACATTCGAAAATAATTTAagctctaaaaaaaaattcgttcaatatgaaaacaaattttggcACGTGAATACTTTGTGCACTTTCCATTGAGGAATCTATTTGTGtgattatttaaatttttatttaagtaGTTTTTCGAAATCATAATAAAATTTAGATAGTTGGATTTGCATCCTTTTTGGCAGAAAAGTATAGCAGTTTATTGGTATATAGCAGTTGATTAAACAACTAATCGGGAAAAGTAaaaccaaatatttttaataccTCATTCTATACTTGTCTTTTAGCAGGAGAAACACTTAAGCAAACTCAAAGCTTATTTAGGAAAACCATTAATACAAAGCAGAATGAaatattcttaaaaaaaagtcaaattttAAGCTTATATAATGATGACACGATTATTTTCTTCAAGCGAACGAACTGTATCGAAAAATTGCTGTGATTAAATAGATTAATAGAATAGAATTAGTTTATCGATTAATTGGTTAAATAATCGCTGAATGGTAGAAGCTAATATTTTCATCATTCTTTTCTAGGACACTAGTATCTTGGATTTAGATGAACGATGCATAAAGataattaatgaaaaatgaaaactaaaaaaagtGCTCTTAAGGATCATTAATTTGATTCTGTTTTACATAAATGCtagaaatatatttctttctCACCTTAAAAGTAGAGCTCTCTTCATATATGGATTCCATTTCGTTATTCTCATCGTAAAGTGGTTCTAGTTCATTAATACTGATATAAGCCACACACATTTCTCTCCTTTTTGAGCGACTAAAGATGAATAGTTCGTCTTTGGGATTTGGCATATGTAACCACTTGACTTGACCACCAAAATCATCGTGGATGGAAGTAGTAATATTAAAGTCTCTTAATACCATAAGCAATTGGAATTTTGTCTTAGGTGTTAATGCGTCTGCCTTGATCACGAATGTGGGTAGACAAAAGACCCTGTTgagttaaataaattaataaaataatttcatttgttgAGAAAATATACATCGACCCACGTGGTATATGGTTCCCTTATATCCCCATAGCGCCAACGATCATGATTCCAGATAAATTTCAGAAATTTTCTAGCAAACTTTGGCGGCGGCAACAATTGTAGATCCAGGGCtaaaatgtaataagtgtTAACATTTTGACGAGCAATATTTCTGAGTAGATTCACGGGATAAGTAAGTTTATGCTGATGCCAAAATGTTTTACTTTGATCCGAAATCAAAAAAGCTGAAGATTTATCACAGGACTCAATTACAATATGGTTTAAAATACTCTTTAGATTATCCAAGTGCTTCGGGACAAAACTCTGATGGAAAACCAAATGAATGCTAACATAGCGTCTCATTAGATCAGCAAGATCATGACAATCCAATAGATATTTCCATGCATGATTAAAATTATCGTAATCCTCATCACAGGCAAATATTGTAAGACTTATAGGAGCCTGCCATCTAATAGATAATAGATTAATGAAATAAACGaaattaacaacattttttatCCCTATTTACCTGCTCAAGACTTTGGGCAATAATCTCAAATCCATGTAAGTGCCATGCGATGTTAGggtaatgctttcattaccaATTAGATCCTCGCTAGCTCTTATATAATTATTCCATACCCAATAGTCACCATGTTGACGTATGGAACCACTATTCTTTACTTCAATATCCGCGTCTTCCTTCGTATACATTTTGTATAGAATAATCAGCGAAACGCAGCAAAGAAATGTAAACCCAAACATTTTGCAACTTTTAATAACATATGGCAACATTTTGACTCTATATtagtatatctatatattacTATGATATGTGATTATTTCAAACCCTAACAAATCAAAAGTGATTTCAAAGTGTACTGGGTTTTAGATGGTGTTTATTTATTGCCCCGAGATGTAGGCAACAGAAAAAATCTGGTCGCTTACACAAAATAACTAAATTAACGTAGactaaaactattttttgttttaattattgtaAGATTTTCAACTTTGATTTCTATCTTTACTTGATTCAAGTATTCATTGATTGTCCCACAAAATAGTATTTAAATTTGACTTTTATAATAACCCTACAACTAAGATTCAGATCATAAATCTGTAGGGCAACATCATATACAGTTCTGTTCAAAAATATAGTAGCGCAGCATTATTATTCAacatttatattcatttttcgacatgttaaaaattaaacttatatataatataaagaTGAGAATAGTGATTAGATTTCGTGTGTTTGCattggtttttaaattttttaaatgactTTTGCGAAATACACCGAAATTTGCCTGTTCATAATTATAGTAGTGAAACGaaatctatttatttatttatttacgtcaactaacacagcagtcgacgaaaaagcttaagctaaagacagatagtaattaattgaagaagatagcttagctatatacacaactaaacatccccgaccaggtggaggtgttttatttgcataaggtgccagctatgccccgattcacagccaatgtggtcagggatgagttgcaaccaatccaagtccagaatatttttattggtttcgctgtaaatgattaaaaagtatagcgcgaagagaagttacagaaagatgaggggaaattaggtgagaaaggttgttaaaagattggcaaaaaacacgaaaaggttcgtgaagagagtagttagtcagacatctactaaggtgaataggaaaaaagtttctggtccgacgtgaagGAActcaaaaatatagcgtatctagtaaattagtagaaatgacttcgcatCTAATCTCTACATCCTATTCtctgaaaaatatgaaataaaagtttagtttttaatgtTTAACATGTCGAAAAATTAATATAGATGTTGTAAGGTGATTCGCTagtatatttatacccttgcaaaaagggtatattaattttggtcagaagtgtgcaacgcatagaaggaagcatttccgaccatataaagtatatatattcttgatcagcacgacgagacgagttgaaatagccatgaccgtccgtccgtccgtctgtccgtctgtccgtccgtctggatcaacgcaaactcctcctagaccgtttgagctacagagctgaaattttgcatgtaggcttgtatatactgcaggcgttgtatatctcggattcagccggatcggatcggatcatatagctcccatacaaatggcaaagtcacgaacagtgacttttcttaataactttgttattttctgagctattgtggtaaaatttaatattggtgagttaattacacatataaacgacaatgccaattttgatcaagatcgggtgactatatgatatagctcccataggaacgatctttcgaaaacagtgacttttgttagtaacttcgttacttttgacgcgattgctttcaaattaaacatttgttagtttaatatatctggtaatgactgtgccaaatttgacaaggatcgggttactatatcatatagctcccataggaatgatcggtggaaaacagtgactttgatcaatatcttagtttttatCTAAATCTATGCttagattgtaggccgttctttcgcaaacattagcctttttagcttgaacgttttttcactttgatggctataggtaaggaaagagttaccataaaagttgcaagggtattcaaactttgacgcggtcgaagttagccccggcatTCTGGTTTTGAATACAGCTGTATGTAAGGGTATAAATTCACTAAAATGTTGTTAATATCCGACGAAACTTCTTCATAGTTATTTCACTGGTTTAACAAGAACTatcatattaaaatattaatatatacatacataaaaattacaaaattgaTTGGTTaagtaagaaaaaataaatagaaatatatataccatagaaaaataaaatcatagtTTATTCCCCTATTTTCTAAGTGTAAGTGCAAAGAGGTGAAAAGCTTTACACATCAAAAGCTTTAAATGCATTAAAGCTTGTAGTCTATATTTATCTTTGGATATGGCAACTCcttaaattttgaattaattcACAGTTTGACAATTTTTACCCCTTAAATATACcataaaagaatttaaattgaattagtaaatttcaaaacaaatttgaacaattccgttactaaatAATTATATTGTAAAACTTTCTAGAGCGGTTTCAGAGTGGATTCTTTGGTTACATTGTTCTTGAAAATATACTAAAacatagaaaaatataaaaataaaactttaaagttttttttttaaaacagttatgtatttgttttaatattatagTAGCCTTCGTTTAAGGCAGTTCGTAGCAAGGCTTTTGATAATAATTCCTCTTGATAAAAATTCTTTGAAGTCTGGCTATCCTTGATGGATTCCTTTCTGGGGCTATCCTCCTGCCACCATTTTGATTGCGGTAAATGCCATAATTTTTGACCCATTTTGGGCattacataaataataattggCGGCGGAATGCTTAGTTTATCATTCTTTTCCTGCAATTTGTCCTCCATAGTTGTCGTCAAGATGGGATTAAATGGATCTGTACCATAAAGTTGTTGATATCTTTCGCTGAATACCAAATgacaaatttgtataaatGCTAACAGAGCCAGGGTATCATAAACCACAAGgactttaaattaaataattagaagggttatcaaattttttggtttctcaATACTTACTGGCATAGAAGTAAACAACAAGTGTCAGAGCTATTAGGGTAGATAGACTCACATAATGTCGTAGGatacgaagaaaaaaaatagcagTCACAACAACTTGAATTGTATACAGAACCTCGAATATAGCCAATGGCAGGACATGGATTCCTTTTAACTAAATAAAGATAAGAATATTAGAAAATCTATGACAGAAAAATATAACAAGTACTTGACCTTATAAGCACCGTAGACTGATAGCATGCAAGATATAATGTGCCCGAAATGGtagattaaaacaaaatataatatcTGTTGGGGATCTATCAGAATCAAAGTGAGTCAAcgaattataattttaaatatataattaaactTACATTTTTCAACCCAATAAATTGTGCCTTTTATCACTTGGCTCGTTCTGTAGCTGGTTTCAAAGATTTGAATTAAATCATTCATAAATCCAATGCCATTAACGAATATTATATAGATAATAATGATGCTTTTGGTCTAGAGAATTAACCAATTTATTCAAAAcatcataaataaattaaatgagtATTATTCTTGCCATTGCAAAACCTGTGATCACCAATGCTCCCAAACGTAGCGAGGCACAGAATAGATAGGACTCCATAAGAACCATGTTGTAAACAAAACCTGAAACACTTTCATACTGGCTCTACGACAGTTGAGCAGTTAACTCTTCGACAGTCGGCTAACAAAtgacaaatgtttttcttttcatatgCCATTTGCCATAAAGCATTTTCCTCATCTACCACTAAAATAAGAGCTACCTCGTAGGTAACAAATTTACTTTTTTGGGTAGCCACACTAAGCCAAAGACTACTTTTTCTTCCGTTTAATCATATACGAAATATTGATAGACCAAAAATTTCTATAGTTGTTAGATGTTATTTATCAATATCAAGATCATAGgtcaacaaaatcaaattttttcgTATTTCCATGGagtttttctcttgttttttactaatttataattattggTTATCTATCAGTATATTAGTTAATAAAAATTTGGTTTTGATTGTTATATTGATGATAAATGTCCGTCAAAATTGATTCTTATAGACCTTTTTGGTATAAATTTACTAACTGGAGAACTGAAAAACTGGGAAATACAGTTTTAAAAACTATCGTTTCGATAATATTCCAAATTCAGCTTTTGCTTTCGATAATATTCCAAACtctgcttttgtttcttttctggAAAAAACACTTTTCGGAGTGCCTTTTATGCTAATTATTTaagttaacaatttttaatttatttataccCTTACATGACCTGTCAAGAACTAAACAGTAAACACATATATAACTAAACTATACTATATAAATTTCATCAAACTGATTTAACTTTCCATAGGATATCGTGAGTTCGTTACTTAGATTAAGCAAAGCTTGAACTTTGCTTTAGCGAGATAAAAATCTCAGTACATGTTTTTGTCATTTACCATAAAggccattttgagtcatttTTCATAacgatttttatttcatttgcattCAGTTATTGTGGCTTACTTAATGGCTACAGTTTTGATTAGTTATTGAGCTTGAGTTATGACAAACAATTAATGTTAATATGTTGTTTATGGAATCCTATTTATGTTATTGCTCAGTCCGTCTAGGCGTACTTATTGTGAGTCTTATAAATATTGTAAGTaagaattaaaaagaaaataaaaacaatcatttgttaaatttaaattaacgAAATTTCCTTTTGACAGATCAAGTGCCTGGCATttagtatatatttatttgtacatGGCATTCAGTCTTATCATCCTTTAGTTGAGTTATTCGAACAAGATGCACAATATGCAGAAAATCGAGTGGTAAGGAGATACATTCATTGGATAGAAAATTGTAagtaaaaaaggaaaatcaataaatatttgtggtatatatatttcgtaTATATTTCATAGATCCGGATAAAGTATTGATCTATAACCAAGTGCTATTATATTCCAATATTGCGGCTGCTCTTTTGGCCagttttggttcttttaaggTATAAAAACTTTATGAAAATGTATTCTTTTTCATAACTTTCTGTTTATTATTGCAATTTAGTTATATAAATGGCTATTGCTACCTTTGGCTCTTTTCGAACTCCTGTACTTGATACAGTTCACCTCTTTTCACATTGTCCTAATGATTGTGCTCAAgaaactgattaatttgggCCTACTTATAGTGCTTACTTTAGTGGGCAgcttttatatatgtaagtaaatTTTCCCATTAAAGACATTATAAATCTATTCATTTACATGTCTTTCTAGTGTTTGAGGGCTATAATTGTGTAACTTGTCTGGCCATGTTCCAAATCATTAGCCTTGTTAAGAGTCAACGCTATCGTGAACTTTATGGCAATGATCCCTTTCATCCTCTTGCCTTGAAAAGAGCTCCCAATAATTCGTATAGCAAGGACTCCGTACAGCAATTGCGTATCCTGGAGACTCCTGATGATACTGACATTGATGAGCAGAAACGGTTGGCCAAATTGGGTCTATGGCCGCGTCGTCAACCACAGGTTATCTCGGTTATACCAGCCCAGGCTCCCATGCCCCAGTTGAAATGGTGGCAACAGCAGGCTCTGGATAAGGACGATAAGTTACAAGATTCCAAAATCTACCGCAATTGGCAACCGAATGAGCTCTTGAGTGGTGTGGGGGGTGAAGTGCAGCGTAAAAATGCCTTGAATCGTCGATATGCCGAAGGTGAACTCTATCGTTGGTATTGAATTATAGTTCAACAAGTTAAAGTTGCTAAacttttaatagtttttaacCCAtgcataaatttaattaaagcaATTTAATTGCAAATGTTGCATACATTTGCTTCAAGTTAGAATTAGTTTAGTTACAGTTCCTTTTACAGTATATGACtaaatctttcaaaaatgCTTTTTTTAATTACGAAAATTCAtttggcaaacatttttattaactGATCAatattcgaaattttaaaattttgtataaaaagTTTTGGGTTTCTATCAaacctttattttttatataaagagGGTAGCCAGATATCAGCTGGTAAGGGTCCCGtcttatacttttttttataaaattattaaattttatttaaattttggtttttaatgaTTTGTTTAATTCATTTAGCATGAAgctcttttttggtttttcaggATGTTAAATCAACTTgtattaaaattgaaaaattctgAAAAAACTACTTAACAGATGCAAAAATACCATAAAGAATTTCTAGTCTTTATGGGTTAAGAATTACAATTTATAAACATTAATTAAGCCCTTTCTTAAATGAAGTTCATATTATTCATAAAACCAACAGAACAGATGGAGgcatttcaaataatttgagTGTACCAAAGAGTCAAGATTTAAATAGTAGAGAGTCGAAAATTAGCTACGAATTATATACAAACCTTACACAAATACAAACTTTAATCTcacataaatatgtacatgtaGTGGAAGTAACTTCTACATAACTAAAaggaataaatatatatatttggtcATCAACGGTGCATTTGTATATTCTTGATATTGCCTTTGATAAATTATTAGCCTATATTGTGGAAATTTCTAATACAATATGGGCAAATCCATTAGTCAAACGCTGGATGGGGTTTTTGTGATACGATTAAGCTTATTCGAGTTGGGATCAAAAACTTGTTCTTTTGGAtgccatttaattttttttgttgcacatGTTAATGTTTATGTTTTAATCATTTCCATGATGCACTTTACAAAAAGTTGAAGTCAATTCCGAGgttgttatatatttattttatacatattaaaataaatgattaaAAATGCAAGCGACTTCATTCTTGAATTCCAAAATTGTTTTCTCTATTATAATTGTGTATATACGTACATTATGAATGATTTATACCATTTAGCTCCAATTAACACTAATTCAGACTATTTTTCA is drawn from Drosophila willistoni isolate 14030-0811.24 chromosome 2R unlocalized genomic scaffold, UCI_dwil_1.1 Seg167, whole genome shotgun sequence and contains these coding sequences:
- the LOC111518577 gene encoding beta-1,4-glucuronyltransferase 1-like; translation: MLPYVIKSCKMFGFTFLCCVSLIILYKMYTKEDADIEVKNSGSIRQHGDYWVWNNYIRASEDLIGNESITLTSHGTYMDLRLLPKVLSRWQAPISLTIFACDEDYDNFNHAWKYLLDCHDLADLMRRYVSIHLVFHQSFVPKHLDNLKSILNHIVIESCDKSSAFLISDQSKTFWHQHKLTYPVNLLRNIARQNVNTYYILALDLQLLPPPKFARKFLKFIWNHDRWRYGDIREPYTTVFCLPTFVIKADALTPKTKFQLLMVLRDFNITTSIHDDFGGQVKWLHMPNPKDELFIFSRSKRREMCVAYISINELEPLYDENNEMESIYEESSTFKSQILIDLNYTFIVLDGAFLLRSSNDSWQHSNVIWSPRPSFMNWRRHFNWHQFYHQLMSHVPDNFAYTWYLKSRSTQYFLNREKKNRPKM
- the LOC26530274 gene encoding uncharacterized protein LOC26530274 is translated as MVLMESYLFCASLRLGALVITGFAMTKSIIIIYIIFVNGIGFMNDLIQIFETSYRTSQVIKGTIYWVEKYPQQILYFVLIYHFGHIISCMLSVYGAYKLKGIHVLPLAIFEVLYTIQVVVTAIFFLRILRHYVSLSTLIALTLVVYFYAILVVYDTLALLAFIQICHLVFSERYQQLYGTDPFNPILTTTMEDKLQEKNDKLSIPPPIIIYVMPKMGQKLWHLPQSKWWQEDSPRKESIKDSQTSKNFYQEELLSKALLRTALNEGYYNIKTNT
- the LOC6642122 gene encoding uncharacterized protein LOC6642122 — encoded protein: MLFMESYLCYCSVRLGVLIVSLINIIKCLAFSIYLFVHGIQSYHPLVELFEQDAQYAENRVVRRYIHWIENYPDKVLIYNQVLLYSNIAAALLASFGSFKLYKWLLLPLALFELLYLIQFTSFHIVLMIVLKKLINLGLLIVLTLVGSFYILFEGYNCVTCLAMFQIISLVKSQRYRELYGNDPFHPLALKRAPNNSYSKDSVQQLRILETPDDTDIDEQKRLAKLGLWPRRQPQVISVIPAQAPMPQLKWWQQQALDKDDKLQDSKIYRNWQPNELLSGVGGEVQRKNALNRRYAEGELYRWY